A window from Physeter macrocephalus isolate SW-GA chromosome 11, ASM283717v5, whole genome shotgun sequence encodes these proteins:
- the LACTB gene encoding serine beta-lactamase-like protein LACTB, mitochondrial isoform X5 → MYRLLSAVTTRAATHGSCAWGCGRRAAHQRAGLPPIGPGWVGGLGLGLGLALGVKLAGGLRGASPAPPTAAPDPETPPQAEPPLPPQEQPLAQWSPQTPTPLHSRRFARAIDRSRDLLHRIKDEVGAPGIVVGVSVDGKEVWSEGLGYADVENRVPCKPETVMRIASISKSLTMVAIAKLWEAGKLDLDIPVQHYVPEFPEKEYEGEKVSVTTRLLISHLSGIRHYEKDMKKVKEEKAYKALKMMKGTMESDQEKELKEKGGKNNEKNDFAKAKIEQDNEAKGRNSKPCKKKNDFEQGELYLKEKFENSIESLRLFKNDPLFFKPGSQFLYSTFGYTLLAAIVERASGYKYLDYMQKIFHDLDMLTTVQEENEPVIYNRARFYVYNKKRRLVNTPYVDNSYKWAGGGFLSTVGDLLKFGNAMLYGYQVGLFKNSNENLLPGYLKPETMLMIWTPVPNTEMSWDKEGPCLQPPQRPPYF, encoded by the exons ATGTACCGGCTCCTGTCAGCCGTGACAACCCGGGCCGCGACCCACGGGAGCTGCGCCTGGGGCTGCGGGCGGCGCGCAGCTCACCAGCGCGCCGGGCTGCCGCCGATCGGCCCCGGCTGGGTCGGGGGCCTCGGGCTGGGTCTGGGGCTGGCGCTCGGGGTGAAGCTGGCCGGTGGGCTGAGGGGTGCGTCCCCCGCGCCGCCCACCGCGGCACCAGACCCCGAGACGCCGCCTCAGGCCgagccgccgctgccgccgcagGAGCAGCCCCTCGCCCAGTGGTCTCCACAGACCCCGACGCCGCTGCACTCCAGGCGCTTTGCCAGAGCCATCGACCGCAGCCGCGACCTCCTGCACAGGATCAAG GATGAGGTGGGCGCACCCGGCATTGTGGTTGGAGTCTCTGTAGACGGAAAAGAAGTCTGGTCAGAAG gTTTAGGTTATGCTGATGTTGAGAACCGTGTACCATGCAAGCCAGAGACAGTTATGAGAATTGCCAGTATCAGCAAAAGCCTCACCATGGTTGCCATTGCCAAATTGTGGGAAGCAGGGAAACTGGATCTTGATATTCCAGTACAACATTATGTTCCTGAATTCccagaaaaagaatatgaaggTGAAAAG GTTTCTGTCACAACAAGATTATTGATTTCCCACTTAAGTGGAATTCGTCATTATGAAAAGGACATGAAAAAGGTGAAAGAAGAGAAAGCTTATAAAGCCTTGAAGATGATGAAAGGGACGATGGAATCTGACCAagaaaaagagttaaaagaaaaaggaggcaaaaataatgaaaagaatgacTTTGCTAAAGCTAAGATAGAGCAAGATAATGAAGCCAAAGGCCGAAATTCAAAACcttgcaagaaaaagaatgattttgaACAAGGTgaattatatttgaaagaaaaatttgaaaattcaattGAATCcctaagattatttaaaaatgacCCTTTGTTCTTTAAACCTG GTAGTCAGTTTTTGTATTCAACTTTTGGCTATACCCTATTGGCAGCCATAGTAGAAAGAGCTTCAGGATATAAATATTTGGACTATATGCAGAAAATATTCCATGACTTGGATATGCTGACAACTGTGCAGGAAGAAAATGAGCCAGTGATTTACAATAGAGCAAG ATTTTATGTTTACAATAAAAAGAGACGTCTTGTCAACACACCTTACGTGGATAACTCCTATAAATGGGCTGGTGGTGGATTTCTGTCTACAGTAGGTGACCTTCTGAAATTTGGGAATGCAATGCTGTATGGTTACCAAGTCGGGCTGTTTAAGAACTCAAATGAAAATCTTTTACCTGGATATCTCAAACCAGAAACAATGCTTATGATTTGGACACCAGTGCCTAACACAGAGATGTCATGGGATAAAGAGG GTCCATGCCTGCAGCCTCCTCAAAGGCCACCATACTTCTAA
- the LACTB gene encoding serine beta-lactamase-like protein LACTB, mitochondrial isoform X12 has product MYRLLSAVTTRAATHGSCAWGCGRRAAHQRAGLPPIGPGWVGGLGLGLGLALGVKLAGGLRGASPAPPTAAPDPETPPQAEPPLPPQEQPLAQWSPQTPTPLHSRRFARAIDRSRDLLHRIKDEVGAPGIVVGVSVDGKEVWSEGLGYADVENRVPCKPETVMRIASISKSLTMVAIAKLWEAGKLDLDIPVQHYVPEFPEKEYEGEKVSVTTRLLISHLSGIRHYEKDMKKVKEEKAYKALKMMKGTMESDQEKELKEKGGKNNEKNDFAKAKIEQDNEAKGRNSKPCKKKNDFEQGELYLKEKFENSIESLRLFKNDPLFFKPDFMFTIKRDVLSTHLTWITPINGLVVDFCLHTDHRAKCLELPRRWHLHWERRKEHCLGVPEECSVTELSVREEPRSVKSPVKLVNVHYEQEVVSVSPLP; this is encoded by the exons ATGTACCGGCTCCTGTCAGCCGTGACAACCCGGGCCGCGACCCACGGGAGCTGCGCCTGGGGCTGCGGGCGGCGCGCAGCTCACCAGCGCGCCGGGCTGCCGCCGATCGGCCCCGGCTGGGTCGGGGGCCTCGGGCTGGGTCTGGGGCTGGCGCTCGGGGTGAAGCTGGCCGGTGGGCTGAGGGGTGCGTCCCCCGCGCCGCCCACCGCGGCACCAGACCCCGAGACGCCGCCTCAGGCCgagccgccgctgccgccgcagGAGCAGCCCCTCGCCCAGTGGTCTCCACAGACCCCGACGCCGCTGCACTCCAGGCGCTTTGCCAGAGCCATCGACCGCAGCCGCGACCTCCTGCACAGGATCAAG GATGAGGTGGGCGCACCCGGCATTGTGGTTGGAGTCTCTGTAGACGGAAAAGAAGTCTGGTCAGAAG gTTTAGGTTATGCTGATGTTGAGAACCGTGTACCATGCAAGCCAGAGACAGTTATGAGAATTGCCAGTATCAGCAAAAGCCTCACCATGGTTGCCATTGCCAAATTGTGGGAAGCAGGGAAACTGGATCTTGATATTCCAGTACAACATTATGTTCCTGAATTCccagaaaaagaatatgaaggTGAAAAG GTTTCTGTCACAACAAGATTATTGATTTCCCACTTAAGTGGAATTCGTCATTATGAAAAGGACATGAAAAAGGTGAAAGAAGAGAAAGCTTATAAAGCCTTGAAGATGATGAAAGGGACGATGGAATCTGACCAagaaaaagagttaaaagaaaaaggaggcaaaaataatgaaaagaatgacTTTGCTAAAGCTAAGATAGAGCAAGATAATGAAGCCAAAGGCCGAAATTCAAAACcttgcaagaaaaagaatgattttgaACAAGGTgaattatatttgaaagaaaaatttgaaaattcaattGAATCcctaagattatttaaaaatgacCCTTTGTTCTTTAAACCTG ATTTTATGTTTACAATAAAAAGAGACGTCTTGTCAACACACCTTACGTGGATAACTCCTATAAATGGGCTGGTGGTGGATTTCTGTCTACA CACAGACCACAGAGCGAAGTGCTTGGAGCTGCCAAGGAGGTGGCATTTACattgggagaggaggaaagagcatTGTCTGGGTGTCCCGGAGGAGTGCAGCGTGACTGAACTGTCTGTGCGGGAAGAGCCACGAAGTGTGAAGAGCCCTGTGAAGTTAGTGAATGTGCATTATGAGCAGg AGGTGGTGTCTGTTTCTCCACTCCCTTGA
- the LACTB gene encoding serine beta-lactamase-like protein LACTB, mitochondrial isoform X11 has protein sequence MYRLLSAVTTRAATHGSCAWGCGRRAAHQRAGLPPIGPGWVGGLGLGLGLALGVKLAGGLRGASPAPPTAAPDPETPPQAEPPLPPQEQPLAQWSPQTPTPLHSRRFARAIDRSRDLLHRIKDEVGAPGIVVGVSVDGKEVWSEGLGYADVENRVPCKPETVMRIASISKSLTMVAIAKLWEAGKLDLDIPVQHYVPEFPEKEYEGEKVSVTTRLLISHLSGIRHYEKDMKKVKEEKAYKALKMMKGTMESDQEKELKEKGGKNNEKNDFAKAKIEQDNEAKGRNSKPCKKKNDFEQGELYLKEKFENSIESLRLFKNDPLFFKPDFMFTIKRDVLSTHLTWITPINGLVVDFCLHTDHRAKCLELPRRWHLHWERRKEHCLGVPEECSVTELSVREEPRSVKSPVKGGVCFSTPLNLRWPRDLL, from the exons ATGTACCGGCTCCTGTCAGCCGTGACAACCCGGGCCGCGACCCACGGGAGCTGCGCCTGGGGCTGCGGGCGGCGCGCAGCTCACCAGCGCGCCGGGCTGCCGCCGATCGGCCCCGGCTGGGTCGGGGGCCTCGGGCTGGGTCTGGGGCTGGCGCTCGGGGTGAAGCTGGCCGGTGGGCTGAGGGGTGCGTCCCCCGCGCCGCCCACCGCGGCACCAGACCCCGAGACGCCGCCTCAGGCCgagccgccgctgccgccgcagGAGCAGCCCCTCGCCCAGTGGTCTCCACAGACCCCGACGCCGCTGCACTCCAGGCGCTTTGCCAGAGCCATCGACCGCAGCCGCGACCTCCTGCACAGGATCAAG GATGAGGTGGGCGCACCCGGCATTGTGGTTGGAGTCTCTGTAGACGGAAAAGAAGTCTGGTCAGAAG gTTTAGGTTATGCTGATGTTGAGAACCGTGTACCATGCAAGCCAGAGACAGTTATGAGAATTGCCAGTATCAGCAAAAGCCTCACCATGGTTGCCATTGCCAAATTGTGGGAAGCAGGGAAACTGGATCTTGATATTCCAGTACAACATTATGTTCCTGAATTCccagaaaaagaatatgaaggTGAAAAG GTTTCTGTCACAACAAGATTATTGATTTCCCACTTAAGTGGAATTCGTCATTATGAAAAGGACATGAAAAAGGTGAAAGAAGAGAAAGCTTATAAAGCCTTGAAGATGATGAAAGGGACGATGGAATCTGACCAagaaaaagagttaaaagaaaaaggaggcaaaaataatgaaaagaatgacTTTGCTAAAGCTAAGATAGAGCAAGATAATGAAGCCAAAGGCCGAAATTCAAAACcttgcaagaaaaagaatgattttgaACAAGGTgaattatatttgaaagaaaaatttgaaaattcaattGAATCcctaagattatttaaaaatgacCCTTTGTTCTTTAAACCTG ATTTTATGTTTACAATAAAAAGAGACGTCTTGTCAACACACCTTACGTGGATAACTCCTATAAATGGGCTGGTGGTGGATTTCTGTCTACA CACAGACCACAGAGCGAAGTGCTTGGAGCTGCCAAGGAGGTGGCATTTACattgggagaggaggaaagagcatTGTCTGGGTGTCCCGGAGGAGTGCAGCGTGACTGAACTGTCTGTGCGGGAAGAGCCACGAAGTGTGAAGAGCCCTGTGAA AGGTGGTGTCTGTTTCTCCACTCCCTTGAACCTGAGGTGGCCTCGTGACTTGCTTTGA
- the LACTB gene encoding serine beta-lactamase-like protein LACTB, mitochondrial isoform X9 — protein MYRLLSAVTTRAATHGSCAWGCGRRAAHQRAGLPPIGPGWVGGLGLGLGLALGVKLAGGLRGASPAPPTAAPDPETPPQAEPPLPPQEQPLAQWSPQTPTPLHSRRFARAIDRSRDLLHRIKDEVGAPGIVVGVSVDGKEVWSEGLGYADVENRVPCKPETVMRIASISKSLTMVAIAKLWEAGKLDLDIPVQHYVPEFPEKEYEGEKVSVTTRLLISHLSGIRHYEKDMKKVKEEKAYKALKMMKGTMESDQEKELKEKGGKNNEKNDFAKAKIEQDNEAKGRNSKPCKKKNDFEQGELYLKEKFENSIESLRLFKNDPLFFKPGSQFLYSTFGYTLLAAIVERASGYKYLDYMQKIFHDLDMLTTVQEENEPVIYNRARFYVYNKKRRLVNTPYVDNSYKWAGGGFLSTHRPQSEVLGAAKEVAFTLGEEERALSGCPGGVQRD, from the exons ATGTACCGGCTCCTGTCAGCCGTGACAACCCGGGCCGCGACCCACGGGAGCTGCGCCTGGGGCTGCGGGCGGCGCGCAGCTCACCAGCGCGCCGGGCTGCCGCCGATCGGCCCCGGCTGGGTCGGGGGCCTCGGGCTGGGTCTGGGGCTGGCGCTCGGGGTGAAGCTGGCCGGTGGGCTGAGGGGTGCGTCCCCCGCGCCGCCCACCGCGGCACCAGACCCCGAGACGCCGCCTCAGGCCgagccgccgctgccgccgcagGAGCAGCCCCTCGCCCAGTGGTCTCCACAGACCCCGACGCCGCTGCACTCCAGGCGCTTTGCCAGAGCCATCGACCGCAGCCGCGACCTCCTGCACAGGATCAAG GATGAGGTGGGCGCACCCGGCATTGTGGTTGGAGTCTCTGTAGACGGAAAAGAAGTCTGGTCAGAAG gTTTAGGTTATGCTGATGTTGAGAACCGTGTACCATGCAAGCCAGAGACAGTTATGAGAATTGCCAGTATCAGCAAAAGCCTCACCATGGTTGCCATTGCCAAATTGTGGGAAGCAGGGAAACTGGATCTTGATATTCCAGTACAACATTATGTTCCTGAATTCccagaaaaagaatatgaaggTGAAAAG GTTTCTGTCACAACAAGATTATTGATTTCCCACTTAAGTGGAATTCGTCATTATGAAAAGGACATGAAAAAGGTGAAAGAAGAGAAAGCTTATAAAGCCTTGAAGATGATGAAAGGGACGATGGAATCTGACCAagaaaaagagttaaaagaaaaaggaggcaaaaataatgaaaagaatgacTTTGCTAAAGCTAAGATAGAGCAAGATAATGAAGCCAAAGGCCGAAATTCAAAACcttgcaagaaaaagaatgattttgaACAAGGTgaattatatttgaaagaaaaatttgaaaattcaattGAATCcctaagattatttaaaaatgacCCTTTGTTCTTTAAACCTG GTAGTCAGTTTTTGTATTCAACTTTTGGCTATACCCTATTGGCAGCCATAGTAGAAAGAGCTTCAGGATATAAATATTTGGACTATATGCAGAAAATATTCCATGACTTGGATATGCTGACAACTGTGCAGGAAGAAAATGAGCCAGTGATTTACAATAGAGCAAG ATTTTATGTTTACAATAAAAAGAGACGTCTTGTCAACACACCTTACGTGGATAACTCCTATAAATGGGCTGGTGGTGGATTTCTGTCTACA CACAGACCACAGAGCGAAGTGCTTGGAGCTGCCAAGGAGGTGGCATTTACattgggagaggaggaaagagcatTGTCTGGGTGTCCCGGAGGAGTGCAGCGTGACTGA
- the LACTB gene encoding serine beta-lactamase-like protein LACTB, mitochondrial isoform X14, with protein MYRLLSAVTTRAATHGSCAWGCGRRAAHQRAGLPPIGPGWVGGLGLGLGLALGVKLAGGLRGASPAPPTAAPDPETPPQAEPPLPPQEQPLAQWSPQTPTPLHSRRFARAIDRSRDLLHRIKDEVGAPGIVVGVSVDGKEVWSEGLGYADVENRVPCKPETVMRIASISKSLTMVAIAKLWEAGKLDLDIPVQHYVPEFPEKEYEGEKVSVTTRLLISHLSGIRHYEKDMKKVKEEKAYKALKMMKGTMESDQEKELKEKGGKNNEKNDFAKAKIEQDNEAKGRNSKPCKKKNDFEQGELYLKEKFENSIESLRLFKNDPLFFKPGSQFLYSTFGYTLLAAIVERASGYKYLDYMQKIFHDLDMLTTVQEENEPVIYNRARFYVYNKKRRLVNTPYVDNSYKWAGGGFLSTIHVFSLIM; from the exons ATGTACCGGCTCCTGTCAGCCGTGACAACCCGGGCCGCGACCCACGGGAGCTGCGCCTGGGGCTGCGGGCGGCGCGCAGCTCACCAGCGCGCCGGGCTGCCGCCGATCGGCCCCGGCTGGGTCGGGGGCCTCGGGCTGGGTCTGGGGCTGGCGCTCGGGGTGAAGCTGGCCGGTGGGCTGAGGGGTGCGTCCCCCGCGCCGCCCACCGCGGCACCAGACCCCGAGACGCCGCCTCAGGCCgagccgccgctgccgccgcagGAGCAGCCCCTCGCCCAGTGGTCTCCACAGACCCCGACGCCGCTGCACTCCAGGCGCTTTGCCAGAGCCATCGACCGCAGCCGCGACCTCCTGCACAGGATCAAG GATGAGGTGGGCGCACCCGGCATTGTGGTTGGAGTCTCTGTAGACGGAAAAGAAGTCTGGTCAGAAG gTTTAGGTTATGCTGATGTTGAGAACCGTGTACCATGCAAGCCAGAGACAGTTATGAGAATTGCCAGTATCAGCAAAAGCCTCACCATGGTTGCCATTGCCAAATTGTGGGAAGCAGGGAAACTGGATCTTGATATTCCAGTACAACATTATGTTCCTGAATTCccagaaaaagaatatgaaggTGAAAAG GTTTCTGTCACAACAAGATTATTGATTTCCCACTTAAGTGGAATTCGTCATTATGAAAAGGACATGAAAAAGGTGAAAGAAGAGAAAGCTTATAAAGCCTTGAAGATGATGAAAGGGACGATGGAATCTGACCAagaaaaagagttaaaagaaaaaggaggcaaaaataatgaaaagaatgacTTTGCTAAAGCTAAGATAGAGCAAGATAATGAAGCCAAAGGCCGAAATTCAAAACcttgcaagaaaaagaatgattttgaACAAGGTgaattatatttgaaagaaaaatttgaaaattcaattGAATCcctaagattatttaaaaatgacCCTTTGTTCTTTAAACCTG GTAGTCAGTTTTTGTATTCAACTTTTGGCTATACCCTATTGGCAGCCATAGTAGAAAGAGCTTCAGGATATAAATATTTGGACTATATGCAGAAAATATTCCATGACTTGGATATGCTGACAACTGTGCAGGAAGAAAATGAGCCAGTGATTTACAATAGAGCAAG ATTTTATGTTTACAATAAAAAGAGACGTCTTGTCAACACACCTTACGTGGATAACTCCTATAAATGGGCTGGTGGTGGATTTCTGTCTACA ATACATGTTTTTAGTTTGATCATGTGA
- the LACTB gene encoding serine beta-lactamase-like protein LACTB, mitochondrial isoform X1 produces MYRLLSAVTTRAATHGSCAWGCGRRAAHQRAGLPPIGPGWVGGLGLGLGLALGVKLAGGLRGASPAPPTAAPDPETPPQAEPPLPPQEQPLAQWSPQTPTPLHSRRFARAIDRSRDLLHRIKDEVGAPGIVVGVSVDGKEVWSEGLGYADVENRVPCKPETVMRIASISKSLTMVAIAKLWEAGKLDLDIPVQHYVPEFPEKEYEGEKVSVTTRLLISHLSGIRHYEKDMKKVKEEKAYKALKMMKGTMESDQEKELKEKGGKNNEKNDFAKAKIEQDNEAKGRNSKPCKKKNDFEQGELYLKEKFENSIESLRLFKNDPLFFKPGSQFLYSTFGYTLLAAIVERASGYKYLDYMQKIFHDLDMLTTVQEENEPVIYNRARFYVYNKKRRLVNTPYVDNSYKWAGGGFLSTVGDLLKFGNAMLYGYQVGLFKNSNENLLPGYLKPETMLMIWTPVPNTEMSWDKEGKYAMAWGVVEKKQTYGSCRKQRHYASHTGGAVGASSVLLVLPEELDAEAINNKFPPRGIVVSIICNMQSVGLNNTALKIALEFDKDRSDMP; encoded by the exons ATGTACCGGCTCCTGTCAGCCGTGACAACCCGGGCCGCGACCCACGGGAGCTGCGCCTGGGGCTGCGGGCGGCGCGCAGCTCACCAGCGCGCCGGGCTGCCGCCGATCGGCCCCGGCTGGGTCGGGGGCCTCGGGCTGGGTCTGGGGCTGGCGCTCGGGGTGAAGCTGGCCGGTGGGCTGAGGGGTGCGTCCCCCGCGCCGCCCACCGCGGCACCAGACCCCGAGACGCCGCCTCAGGCCgagccgccgctgccgccgcagGAGCAGCCCCTCGCCCAGTGGTCTCCACAGACCCCGACGCCGCTGCACTCCAGGCGCTTTGCCAGAGCCATCGACCGCAGCCGCGACCTCCTGCACAGGATCAAG GATGAGGTGGGCGCACCCGGCATTGTGGTTGGAGTCTCTGTAGACGGAAAAGAAGTCTGGTCAGAAG gTTTAGGTTATGCTGATGTTGAGAACCGTGTACCATGCAAGCCAGAGACAGTTATGAGAATTGCCAGTATCAGCAAAAGCCTCACCATGGTTGCCATTGCCAAATTGTGGGAAGCAGGGAAACTGGATCTTGATATTCCAGTACAACATTATGTTCCTGAATTCccagaaaaagaatatgaaggTGAAAAG GTTTCTGTCACAACAAGATTATTGATTTCCCACTTAAGTGGAATTCGTCATTATGAAAAGGACATGAAAAAGGTGAAAGAAGAGAAAGCTTATAAAGCCTTGAAGATGATGAAAGGGACGATGGAATCTGACCAagaaaaagagttaaaagaaaaaggaggcaaaaataatgaaaagaatgacTTTGCTAAAGCTAAGATAGAGCAAGATAATGAAGCCAAAGGCCGAAATTCAAAACcttgcaagaaaaagaatgattttgaACAAGGTgaattatatttgaaagaaaaatttgaaaattcaattGAATCcctaagattatttaaaaatgacCCTTTGTTCTTTAAACCTG GTAGTCAGTTTTTGTATTCAACTTTTGGCTATACCCTATTGGCAGCCATAGTAGAAAGAGCTTCAGGATATAAATATTTGGACTATATGCAGAAAATATTCCATGACTTGGATATGCTGACAACTGTGCAGGAAGAAAATGAGCCAGTGATTTACAATAGAGCAAG ATTTTATGTTTACAATAAAAAGAGACGTCTTGTCAACACACCTTACGTGGATAACTCCTATAAATGGGCTGGTGGTGGATTTCTGTCTACAGTAGGTGACCTTCTGAAATTTGGGAATGCAATGCTGTATGGTTACCAAGTCGGGCTGTTTAAGAACTCAAATGAAAATCTTTTACCTGGATATCTCAAACCAGAAACAATGCTTATGATTTGGACACCAGTGCCTAACACAGAGATGTCATGGGATAAAGAGGGTAAATATGCAATGGCATGGGGTGTTGTGGAAAAGAAGCAAACATATGGTTCTTGTAGGAAGCAACGGCATTATGCCTCACACACTGGAGGTGCAGTGGGTGCCAGTAGTGTCCTACTGGTCCTTCCTGAAGAACTGGATGCAGAAGCTATAAATAACAAGTTTCCCCCAAGAGGAATAGTTGTTTCTATCATATGTAACATGCAATCTGTTGGCCTCAACAACACTGCTTTAAAGATTGCTCTGGAATTTGATAAAGACAGATCAGACATGCCTTAA
- the LACTB gene encoding serine beta-lactamase-like protein LACTB, mitochondrial isoform X4: protein MYRLLSAVTTRAATHGSCAWGCGRRAAHQRAGLPPIGPGWVGGLGLGLGLALGVKLAGGLRGASPAPPTAAPDPETPPQAEPPLPPQEQPLAQWSPQTPTPLHSRRFARAIDRSRDLLHRIKDEVGAPGIVVGVSVDGKEVWSEGLGYADVENRVPCKPETVMRIASISKSLTMVAIAKLWEAGKLDLDIPVQHYVPEFPEKEYEGEKVSVTTRLLISHLSGIRHYEKDMKKVKEEKAYKALKMMKGTMESDQEKELKEKGGKNNEKNDFAKAKIEQDNEAKGRNSKPCKKKNDFEQGELYLKEKFENSIESLRLFKNDPLFFKPGSQFLYSTFGYTLLAAIVERASGYKYLDYMQKIFHDLDMLTTVQEENEPVIYNRARFYVYNKKRRLVNTPYVDNSYKWAGGGFLSTNIFTQKRNPIAINICSAFLSTPGPWQPPIYSLSLWICLLWMFHVSGIIKYVAFCVWLLLFSVMCINYLLLHNKLPHLTNSLS, encoded by the exons ATGTACCGGCTCCTGTCAGCCGTGACAACCCGGGCCGCGACCCACGGGAGCTGCGCCTGGGGCTGCGGGCGGCGCGCAGCTCACCAGCGCGCCGGGCTGCCGCCGATCGGCCCCGGCTGGGTCGGGGGCCTCGGGCTGGGTCTGGGGCTGGCGCTCGGGGTGAAGCTGGCCGGTGGGCTGAGGGGTGCGTCCCCCGCGCCGCCCACCGCGGCACCAGACCCCGAGACGCCGCCTCAGGCCgagccgccgctgccgccgcagGAGCAGCCCCTCGCCCAGTGGTCTCCACAGACCCCGACGCCGCTGCACTCCAGGCGCTTTGCCAGAGCCATCGACCGCAGCCGCGACCTCCTGCACAGGATCAAG GATGAGGTGGGCGCACCCGGCATTGTGGTTGGAGTCTCTGTAGACGGAAAAGAAGTCTGGTCAGAAG gTTTAGGTTATGCTGATGTTGAGAACCGTGTACCATGCAAGCCAGAGACAGTTATGAGAATTGCCAGTATCAGCAAAAGCCTCACCATGGTTGCCATTGCCAAATTGTGGGAAGCAGGGAAACTGGATCTTGATATTCCAGTACAACATTATGTTCCTGAATTCccagaaaaagaatatgaaggTGAAAAG GTTTCTGTCACAACAAGATTATTGATTTCCCACTTAAGTGGAATTCGTCATTATGAAAAGGACATGAAAAAGGTGAAAGAAGAGAAAGCTTATAAAGCCTTGAAGATGATGAAAGGGACGATGGAATCTGACCAagaaaaagagttaaaagaaaaaggaggcaaaaataatgaaaagaatgacTTTGCTAAAGCTAAGATAGAGCAAGATAATGAAGCCAAAGGCCGAAATTCAAAACcttgcaagaaaaagaatgattttgaACAAGGTgaattatatttgaaagaaaaatttgaaaattcaattGAATCcctaagattatttaaaaatgacCCTTTGTTCTTTAAACCTG GTAGTCAGTTTTTGTATTCAACTTTTGGCTATACCCTATTGGCAGCCATAGTAGAAAGAGCTTCAGGATATAAATATTTGGACTATATGCAGAAAATATTCCATGACTTGGATATGCTGACAACTGTGCAGGAAGAAAATGAGCCAGTGATTTACAATAGAGCAAG ATTTTATGTTTACAATAAAAAGAGACGTCTTGTCAACACACCTTACGTGGATAACTCCTATAAATGGGCTGGTGGTGGATTTCTGTCTACA AACATCTTCacccaaaaaagaaatcctataGCCATTAACATTTGCTCTGCATTCCTCTCTACTCCcgggccctggcaaccaccaatctactctctgtctctttggatttgcctattatggatgtttcatgtaagtggaatcataaaatatgtggccttctgtgtctggcttcttttatttagcgTAATGTgcattaattatctattgctgcataacaaactaccccatCTCACAAATTCTCTTTCATAA